One genomic segment of Tursiops truncatus isolate mTurTru1 chromosome 11, mTurTru1.mat.Y, whole genome shotgun sequence includes these proteins:
- the LOC141275894 gene encoding uncharacterized protein isoform X2: protein MLLHAPKNTSLLFSAPSPPSPGSRRGRGTERLPVAPRAAAAGTARGIKCQAQPCPAPGEPPGAALQLRTPRDVRRPDARRAAAAAASPVQTISEQDITKQVGDCLC, encoded by the exons ATGCTGCTTCATGCTCCGAAGAATACGTCCCTCCTCTTCTCTGCGCCCTCGCCGCCCTCTCCGGGGAGCCGCCGCGGCAGAGGAACGGAGCGCCTGCCTGTAGCGCCcagagcggcggcggcgggcacGGCCCGAGGGATCAAGTGTCAGGCTCAGCCCTGCCCCGCGCCTGGGGAGCCGCCAGGAGCGGCGCTGCAGCTCCGGACACCCCGCGACGTGCGCCGCCCGGACGCCCGGAgagccgcagccgccgccgcctccccg GTACAAACTATCAGTGAACAAGACATTACAAAACAAGTGGGTGATTGTTTATGCTAA
- the LOC141275894 gene encoding uncharacterized protein isoform X1, giving the protein MLLHAPKNTSLLFSAPSPPSPGSRRGRGTERLPVAPRAAAAGTARGIKCQAQPCPAPGEPPGAALQLRTPRDVRRPDARRAAAAAASPASFLFLLEVFSPTPFAPPPPSSAPSSAYPPRSAPSRSGPRSPARDGACRAPRLLRGNFCTRWWCPLGEGEERNRGTRERRPIRRRRPGAEPVRGGATRVGGGARPPGKQWRALTERGGGAGGAAGSPNREAVAGEPPRRG; this is encoded by the coding sequence ATGCTGCTTCATGCTCCGAAGAATACGTCCCTCCTCTTCTCTGCGCCCTCGCCGCCCTCTCCGGGGAGCCGCCGCGGCAGAGGAACGGAGCGCCTGCCTGTAGCGCCcagagcggcggcggcgggcacGGCCCGAGGGATCAAGTGTCAGGCTCAGCCCTGCCCCGCGCCTGGGGAGCCGCCAGGAGCGGCGCTGCAGCTCCGGACACCCCGCGACGTGCGCCGCCCGGACGCCCGGAgagccgcagccgccgccgcctccccggCAAGTTTCCTGTTCCTTTTAGAAGTTTTCTCTCCAACACCTTttgctcctcctcctccctcctccgctCCCTCCTCCGCCTACCCTCCCCGCTCCGCACCCAGCCGCAGCGGTCCCCGCAGCCCGGCCAGAGACGGTGCTTGCAGAGCCCCTCGGCTCCTTCGGGGGAATTTTTGCACCAGGTGGTGGTGCCCATTGGgcgaaggggaggagaggaaccGGGGGACGAGAGAGCGGAGGCCAATCAGGCGGCGGCGGCCTGGGGCGGAGCCGGTACGGGGCGGGGCGACCAGGGTAGGGGGTGGGGCCCGGCCACCCGGGAAGCAGTGGCGCGCGCTGACCGAACGCGGGGGTGGCGCTGGAGGGGCGGCGGGCTCCCCGAACCGGGAAGCGGTCGCCGGAGAGCCGCCCAGGAGAGGCTAG